A DNA window from Halorubrum sp. DM2 contains the following coding sequences:
- a CDS encoding class I SAM-dependent methyltransferase: protein MRRFSAEYLEHTRRGMWEDGRDALTDLELSSRERVLDAGCGTGELTRVLAAEATESGSGVGATEDGVGATVIGVDADRDLLSVAREESDGRIEYVAGDATRLPAGDDAVDLAVCQALLINLPDPSAAVRELARVSDDLVAAVEPNNADVRVASTVDAEERLEREAREAYLTGVDTDVALGDRVRDAFDEAGLVDVRTRRYVHEKRTEPPYAEAALNAAARKASGAGLADNREELVAATSEAAYDDLRGRWREMGREVVAAIRDGEYERVEYVPFDVTVGRVPDGD, encoded by the coding sequence GTGCGACGTTTCTCCGCCGAGTACCTCGAACACACCCGTCGCGGGATGTGGGAGGACGGCCGCGACGCGCTGACCGACCTCGAACTGTCGAGCCGCGAGCGCGTCCTCGACGCCGGCTGCGGGACGGGCGAGCTGACCCGCGTGCTGGCCGCGGAGGCGACCGAGAGCGGGAGCGGCGTCGGTGCGACCGAGGACGGCGTCGGTGCGACCGTGATCGGCGTCGACGCGGACCGCGACCTCCTGTCGGTCGCCCGCGAGGAGAGCGACGGGCGGATCGAGTACGTGGCAGGAGACGCGACGCGGCTCCCGGCGGGCGACGACGCGGTCGATCTGGCCGTCTGTCAGGCCCTTCTGATCAACCTTCCGGACCCGAGTGCCGCGGTCCGGGAGCTCGCCCGCGTCTCCGACGACCTCGTCGCCGCGGTGGAACCGAACAACGCGGACGTCCGGGTGGCGTCGACGGTCGACGCCGAGGAGCGACTGGAGCGGGAGGCGCGCGAGGCGTATCTCACCGGCGTCGACACCGACGTCGCCCTCGGCGACCGCGTGCGCGACGCGTTCGACGAGGCCGGACTGGTGGACGTGCGGACCCGCCGGTACGTCCACGAGAAGCGGACCGAGCCGCCCTACGCCGAGGCCGCGCTGAACGCCGCGGCGCGGAAGGCCTCCGGCGCGGGACTCGCGGACAACCGCGAGGAGCTGGTGGCCGCGACCTCCGAGGCGGCCTACGACGACCTCCGCGGGCGCTGGCGCGAGATGGGTCGCGAGGTGGTCGCGGCGATACGCGACGGGGAGTACGAGCGCGTCGAGTACGTCCCGTTCGACGTGACCGTCGGGCGGGTTCCGGACGGGGACTGA
- a CDS encoding deoxyribonuclease IV, translating into MSLKVGAHVSIAGGVDNAVENQVEVGGNCGQIFTHSPQVWQDPDIGDEEAARFREGTERDLEGPWVIHTSYLVNLCTPKEGLREKSLDSMQKEVDAAAELDIPYVNVHLGAHTGAGVEGGLDNAASVIDDLDVPDGVTILIESDAGAGTKLGGEFEHLAGVIDRTETDIDVCVDTAHAFAAGYDLSTPEAVDETVAEFDDVVGLEHLKYVHLNDSKHECGTNKDEHAHIGEGHIGEAGMERFLNHPDLTDVPLALETPTEDGRSFAWNIDRVRELRRD; encoded by the coding sequence ATGAGTCTCAAGGTCGGTGCGCACGTCTCCATCGCCGGCGGCGTGGACAACGCCGTGGAAAATCAGGTGGAGGTCGGCGGCAACTGCGGACAGATATTCACCCACTCGCCGCAGGTGTGGCAGGACCCGGACATCGGCGACGAGGAGGCCGCGCGGTTCCGCGAGGGGACCGAACGCGACCTGGAGGGCCCGTGGGTGATCCACACTTCCTACCTCGTGAACCTCTGTACGCCCAAGGAGGGGCTCCGCGAGAAGTCGCTCGACTCGATGCAAAAAGAGGTCGACGCGGCCGCCGAACTGGACATTCCGTACGTGAATGTCCACCTCGGCGCGCACACCGGCGCGGGCGTCGAGGGCGGGCTGGACAACGCCGCCTCGGTGATCGACGACCTCGACGTCCCCGACGGCGTCACGATCCTGATCGAGAGCGACGCGGGCGCGGGCACGAAGCTCGGCGGCGAGTTCGAACACCTCGCGGGGGTCATCGACCGGACGGAGACCGACATCGACGTCTGCGTCGACACCGCCCACGCGTTCGCGGCGGGCTACGACCTCTCGACGCCGGAGGCCGTCGACGAGACGGTCGCGGAGTTCGACGACGTGGTCGGGTTGGAGCACCTGAAGTACGTCCACCTCAACGACTCGAAACACGAGTGCGGCACCAACAAGGACGAACACGCCCACATCGGCGAGGGCCACATCGGCGAGGCGGGGATGGAGCGGTTCCTCAACCACCCCGACCTGACGGACGTGCCGCTCGCTCTGGAGACGCCGACCGAGGACGGCAGGAGCTTCGCGTGGAACATCGACCGAGTGCGCGAACTCCGCCGCGACTGA
- a CDS encoding biotin/lipoate A/B protein ligase family protein, translated as MTAPAVDWRLIREEARPGPLQMALDEVAAETAAAGGPATLRTYRWEPSCLTLGRHQDPETVDWAFCEREGIDATRRQTGGGGIYHDGRGDVAYSIAVPAETVPGELLDCYHLLCEPVLDAFDRLGIDADYVDEAVPELYHPACYLRELHPAHDVVAAGPGRGQRRKVAGNAQYRKREAVIQHGSLSFSVDAARHLGVFADPPVTPEAFRERVVGMEDLVDVDRADAVATVEAALADWAGATPGATVETDGSWTDAELERAEELVAEKYRDEEWVRTRPGSGGR; from the coding sequence ATGACCGCGCCCGCCGTCGACTGGCGGCTGATACGCGAGGAGGCCCGCCCCGGCCCGCTCCAGATGGCGCTCGACGAAGTCGCCGCCGAGACCGCCGCCGCGGGCGGTCCCGCCACGCTCCGCACCTACCGGTGGGAGCCGAGCTGTCTCACCCTCGGTCGCCATCAGGACCCGGAGACGGTCGACTGGGCGTTCTGCGAGCGCGAGGGGATCGACGCCACGCGCCGACAGACCGGCGGCGGCGGGATCTACCACGACGGGCGGGGCGACGTGGCGTACTCGATCGCGGTCCCCGCGGAGACGGTCCCGGGCGAACTGCTCGACTGTTACCACCTGCTCTGTGAACCCGTCCTCGACGCGTTCGACCGGCTCGGGATCGACGCCGACTACGTCGACGAGGCGGTCCCGGAGCTGTACCACCCCGCCTGCTACCTCCGGGAGCTTCACCCGGCACACGACGTGGTCGCCGCCGGACCCGGCAGAGGGCAGCGCCGGAAGGTCGCCGGCAACGCCCAGTACCGCAAGCGGGAGGCGGTGATCCAGCACGGGTCGCTGTCGTTTTCGGTCGACGCCGCGAGACACCTCGGCGTCTTCGCCGACCCGCCGGTGACGCCCGAGGCGTTCCGCGAGCGCGTCGTCGGGATGGAGGATCTGGTCGACGTCGACCGCGCGGACGCCGTGGCGACCGTCGAGGCGGCGCTGGCCGACTGGGCGGGCGCGACGCCGGGAGCGACCGTCGAGACGGACGGCTCGTGGACCGACGCGGAGCTGGAGCGGGCGGAGGAGCTCGTCGCGGAGAAGTACCGCGACGAGGAGTGGGTCCGGACGCGACCCGGGAGCGGCGGGCGGTAG
- the kdgK1 gene encoding bifunctional 2-dehydro-3-deoxygluconokinase/2-dehydro-3-deoxygalactonokinase, whose translation MTDLVTFGETMLRLSPPRGERLETTRDLTVQAGGAESNVAVGAARLGADARWLSKLPDSPLGRRIVNELRSHGVRPGVAWDDSEASRAGTYYLEHGGEPRGTNVIYDRADAAITTVEPDELPTDAVREAEWFHTTGITPALSEAAARTTTSLLRTAGDAGATRSFDLNYRSKLWEPEAARAAYEDLFEHIDTLFVPRRDAREVLDREGNAVEIAHGLATEFGFDTVVVTRGLDGSVALHDGSVYEQDVFEAETFDAIGTGDAFVAGFIAERLDGGNLPAALRWGSATAALKRTTDGDLAVTTRAEVRDVIEGEGGIDR comes from the coding sequence ATGACCGACCTCGTGACGTTCGGCGAGACGATGCTCCGACTGTCGCCGCCGCGCGGCGAGCGGCTGGAGACGACCCGCGACCTGACCGTTCAGGCCGGCGGCGCGGAGAGCAACGTCGCGGTCGGAGCCGCGCGGCTCGGGGCCGACGCGCGCTGGCTCTCGAAGCTGCCCGACTCGCCGCTCGGACGGCGGATCGTGAACGAGCTGCGGAGCCACGGCGTTCGGCCGGGCGTCGCGTGGGACGATTCGGAGGCGAGCCGGGCGGGGACCTACTACCTCGAACACGGCGGCGAGCCGCGGGGGACGAACGTGATCTACGACCGCGCGGACGCCGCGATCACGACCGTCGAGCCGGACGAACTCCCGACGGACGCCGTGAGGGAGGCCGAGTGGTTCCACACGACGGGGATCACGCCCGCCCTCTCGGAGGCCGCCGCGAGGACGACGACCTCGCTGTTGCGGACCGCGGGCGACGCGGGGGCCACGCGCTCGTTCGACCTGAACTACCGGTCGAAGCTCTGGGAGCCGGAGGCGGCGCGGGCGGCGTACGAGGACCTGTTCGAACACATAGACACCCTGTTCGTCCCCCGGCGCGACGCGCGCGAGGTGCTCGATCGCGAGGGGAACGCCGTCGAGATCGCGCACGGGCTCGCCACGGAGTTCGGGTTCGATACGGTGGTCGTCACCCGCGGCCTCGACGGGTCGGTCGCGCTCCACGACGGGTCGGTGTACGAGCAGGACGTGTTCGAGGCGGAGACGTTCGACGCGATCGGGACCGGCGACGCGTTCGTCGCCGGGTTCATCGCGGAACGCCTCGACGGCGGCAACCTCCCCGCGGCCCTCCGGTGGGGCTCGGCGACGGCGGCGCTGAAACGCACCACCGACGGCGACCTCGCCGTGACGACCCGCGCGGAGGTCCGAGACGTCATCGAGGGCGAGGGCGGGATCGACCGGTGA